In candidate division WOR-3 bacterium, one DNA window encodes the following:
- a CDS encoding glycosyltransferase, translating to MLLPSNKSNNRNSLSVVIPVYNEEKVLNLLQEELKKVLDSLNMDYEIIYVDDGSIDSSYLILKKFAQQDERVKVIRL from the coding sequence ATGTTATTACCCAGTAATAAAAGTAATAATCGAAATTCCTTATCGGTTGTTATTCCTGTTTATAATGAAGAGAAGGTTTTAAATTTATTACAGGAAGAGTTAAAAAAAGTATTAGATTCTTTGAATATGGATTACGAGATTATTTATGTTGATGATGGTAGTATTGACAGTTCTTATTTGATCTTAAAGAAATTTGCCCAACAGGATGAACGGGTAAAAGTGATTAGGTTG